Genomic DNA from Nanoarchaeota archaeon:
TACGAAACCGTTAGCCGCATGCAGAAAGAGCCGCATGCAAAACTGCGCGAAGAACTTCTTGCCTTGAAAGGCATCGGCCCTGAAACTGCCGACAGCATCCTGCTTTACGCGCTTGAAAAGCCTGTTTTTGTGATTGACGAATATACGAAAAGAATTGCGCGCGCAAAAAACCTTGGCGCGAGTTTCAAGTATCACGCGCTTCAGGAGCTTTTTGAAAGCGCGATTGAGAAAGACTGCGCGCTCTATCAGGATTTCCACGCGCTGATTGTTATTAACGGGAAGGAAAAGAACAACGGCATTTTCAAGCAGTCCCAATAGCATTGGCTTGAAATCCTTTCGCAACTTCGTTGCTCTGGGCTTTTGAACCTTCGGTTCAAAAAGCTTCGAACGATAGTGAGATGATTTGATTCAAGGCAATCAACGCGCATCTATTTGGCATTTTTTTGCTCGCGTATGGATCGCGATTCCTATTAGCGCAACTGTCATCGCAAAGCTCTCAATCATCAAAAATGTGTGATGGCCTGCCGGAATAAGCGTTACATTGCCCATAAAATAATCCATATAATCGTTCAAAAGATAAAATCCGCCGACAAAAACAATGTCCGATATTTTTGGCTTCAGGAGCCTAATCAGAAGCAGGCCTTCAAGAATCATTCCGAAATGCAGGGGAACATTCATGCTATATGTCAGCGCGTCAATTGCAAAAAAAACATCCCTGAAAAGAAAAATAACTATATCAGTCCAGACGCCGTATTTGACAAGGCCGAAAAATGCAAAAAGAATAAGCCACTGCGGCGGGGTTTTTCGTAAAAAAAGAAACGCGCAAACTGCCGCAAACAAAAGCACAGGAAGCGGCGAATCTATTGTGAAAATCCAAAGATGTGCCGGCGTGATTGACAATTGATAGGTGTAATAATAAATGCCGTAAAAAAATCCGATGAAATTTATGGCGAAAAAGGCTAAGAGCCAGCGCTTATCGCCAAGAATTCTTTCGGAAAGATCATTTATTTTCAGTCTTTCAGACTGAAAAAATAGAAATTGCCAACAAATTTTAGGCAATTTCTTTATTTTCTCAAAAATCAATCCCATTTATTTCGCCGTTATTGTTATTTTTGTCATTTTTTAGCTATGCTAAAAAAGCTTGAAAATCACATTCATTTCGCGGATATGGTGATTTTCATGATTTTGTCTCCCGCGCGCAATTGTTCGACAACATCCATTCCGCTTATTACTTTTCCGAACACTGCGTAGTTGCCGTCAAGAAATGGTGTTGCAGCAAGCGTTATGTAGAATTGGCTTGACGCGCTGTTGGGGTCGTTTGCTCTTGCCATAGCAAGCGCGCCTTTTACGTGCGTGAGGTTCTTGTTGATTTCAAGAGGAATTGTCTGGCTTGAGCCGCCGGTTCCGTCGCCTCTCGGGTCGCCGCCCTGTATTACGAAACCCGGCTCGTACCTGTGGAATTTAAGGCCGTTGTAGAATCCCGATTCAGCAAGCTTGATGAAGTTTTTTGTGGTGATTGGCGCGCCGTCTTCATAAAGTTCGGCCTTTATTGTGCCTTTATTCGTCTCGATTATAGCAAACCTGTTTTTTGATATGACTTGTCCTGTTGGCATAGAATCACTCGCTTTGGAATAGCTTGAAAAAATAACTGCCAAAACCAGCACTGCTGCAATAACTGCAATCACAGTTTTGTTCTTTTTCAGAATTTCTGTCGCGCTCATAAAACATTTGGGAACTTGAAAATATTTATAGCCATTTATACCTCATACACATATGCTCGAGTTAAATAAGTATAAAAAATCCATTTCACAGCTTAAAAATAAACGATGGGTATTATTGAGTGTATGTTTTGCAGCAATATTCATTATACTAGGACACCAGTCTATCGAATCATACTACGCACCCACATTTCCAGTAGAAATTAATGCATATAATATCTCTCAGGACAAATATCTTAGGATAAATTTGT
This window encodes:
- a CDS encoding peptidylprolyl isomerase codes for the protein MSATEILKKNKTVIAVIAAVLVLAVIFSSYSKASDSMPTGQVISKNRFAIIETNKGTIKAELYEDGAPITTKNFIKLAESGFYNGLKFHRYEPGFVIQGGDPRGDGTGGSSQTIPLEINKNLTHVKGALAMARANDPNSASSQFYITLAATPFLDGNYAVFGKVISGMDVVEQLRAGDKIMKITISAK
- a CDS encoding DUF1405 domain-containing protein — translated: MGLIFEKIKKLPKICWQFLFFQSERLKINDLSERILGDKRWLLAFFAINFIGFFYGIYYYTYQLSITPAHLWIFTIDSPLPVLLFAAVCAFLFLRKTPPQWLILFAFFGLVKYGVWTDIVIFLFRDVFFAIDALTYSMNVPLHFGMILEGLLLIRLLKPKISDIVFVGGFYLLNDYMDYFMGNVTLIPAGHHTFLMIESFAMTVALIGIAIHTRAKKCQIDAR